From Micromonospora rhizosphaerae, the proteins below share one genomic window:
- a CDS encoding IclR family transcriptional regulator — protein sequence MTESNLGLAADGAQPKGRVPGGVQSLERAFELLEIMADAGGVIGLSRLAQESGLALPTIHRLVRTLVDLGYVRQEPSRQYSLGPRLIRLGDSASHLLGTWSRPYLARLVDSLGESANLAMLDGDRVVYVAQVQSRQSMRMFTEVGRRVYPHCTAVGKALLAHLPPSDVHALLKRTGMPAQTEHTITEPRRFAEEIERVLAQGYAMDDGEQEIGVRCVAVPVLGTANRLAVSVSGPAPRVTPDVVERAVPLLRQAAEDLADELSVPRPVEADRVAG from the coding sequence GTGACCGAGTCGAACCTGGGCCTGGCTGCTGACGGCGCGCAGCCGAAAGGCCGGGTACCCGGCGGTGTCCAGTCGCTGGAACGCGCCTTCGAACTGCTCGAAATCATGGCGGACGCCGGCGGCGTGATCGGACTGTCCCGGCTCGCCCAGGAGTCCGGGCTCGCGCTGCCCACCATCCACCGGCTGGTCCGCACCCTGGTCGACCTCGGGTACGTCCGGCAGGAGCCGTCCCGGCAGTACTCCCTGGGCCCGCGGCTGATCCGCCTCGGCGACAGCGCCAGCCACCTGCTGGGCACCTGGTCCCGGCCGTACCTCGCCCGACTGGTCGACTCGCTAGGCGAAAGCGCGAACCTCGCGATGCTGGACGGTGACCGGGTCGTGTACGTGGCGCAGGTCCAGTCCAGGCAGTCGATGCGGATGTTCACCGAGGTCGGACGGCGCGTCTACCCCCACTGCACGGCGGTCGGGAAGGCCCTGCTCGCCCACCTGCCGCCAAGCGACGTGCACGCGCTCCTCAAGCGCACCGGCATGCCCGCCCAGACCGAGCACACCATCACCGAACCACGCCGGTTCGCCGAGGAGATCGAACGGGTGCTGGCCCAGGGCTACGCCATGGACGACGGCGAGCAGGAGATCGGCGTACGGTGTGTCGCCGTACCGGTGCTCGGCACCGCGAATCGGCTCGCCGTCTCGGTCTCCGGGCCGGCGCCCCGCGTGACCCCGGACGTGGTCGAGCGGGCCGTGCCGCTGCTCCGTCAGGCCGCCGAGGATCTGGCCGACGAACTCAGCGTCCCCCGTCCCGTGGAAGCGGACCGCGTCGCCGGCTGA
- the aceB gene encoding malate synthase A produces MPEIEVTGGPVPRGDEILTPEALAFVAELQERFGARRDELLDLRRQRRAAVARSHRFDFLPETLEVRETAWSVAPAPEDLRDRRVEITGPTERKMTINALNSGARVWLADLEDANTPHWGNVVGGQINLYDAVRRTISFASPDGREYALREDGRLATIVVRPRGWHFDETHLFVNGRPVVGALVDFGLYFFHNAEELLRRGSGPYFYLPKMESHLEARLWNEVFTFAQQRLGIAHGTIRATVLIETMPAAFEMEEILYELREHVSGLNAGRWDYLFSIIKYFRDSGADFVLPDRNSVTMTAPFMRAYTELLVRTCHKRGAFAIGGMAAFIPNRRDPQVNQVALAKVREDKEREAGDGFDGSWVAHPDLVPVCQEVFDRVLGDRPNQLDRLREEVSVTADQLLDVASTPGAVTEAGLRNNISVALQYLASWLAGNGAVAINNLMEDAATAEIARSQIWQWVHNDVKLEAGTTVTGDLVERILDEELAKIRDALGKERFDEERFAQARRLVLEVALADDYADFLTLPAYQVSAER; encoded by the coding sequence ATGCCCGAGATCGAGGTGACCGGCGGCCCTGTGCCGCGCGGCGACGAGATTCTCACCCCCGAGGCCCTGGCCTTCGTCGCCGAGTTGCAGGAACGGTTCGGTGCCCGTCGCGACGAGTTGCTCGATCTGCGTCGCCAGCGCCGGGCGGCGGTCGCCCGGAGCCACCGATTCGACTTCCTGCCCGAGACACTCGAGGTGCGGGAGACCGCGTGGAGCGTCGCTCCGGCCCCCGAGGACCTGCGGGACCGCCGGGTGGAGATCACCGGGCCGACCGAGCGCAAGATGACGATCAACGCGCTCAATTCCGGCGCCCGGGTCTGGCTCGCCGACCTCGAGGACGCGAACACGCCGCACTGGGGCAACGTCGTGGGCGGGCAGATCAACCTTTACGACGCGGTGCGCCGGACCATCTCCTTCGCCTCGCCGGACGGCCGGGAGTACGCGCTGCGCGAGGACGGGCGGCTCGCGACGATCGTGGTGCGGCCGCGCGGCTGGCACTTCGACGAGACGCACCTGTTCGTGAACGGCAGACCGGTCGTGGGCGCCCTCGTCGACTTCGGCCTGTACTTCTTCCACAACGCCGAGGAGCTCCTGCGCCGCGGCAGTGGGCCGTACTTCTATCTGCCGAAGATGGAGAGCCACCTCGAGGCTCGGCTCTGGAACGAGGTGTTCACCTTCGCCCAGCAGCGGCTCGGCATCGCCCACGGCACGATCCGCGCGACCGTGCTGATCGAGACGATGCCGGCGGCGTTCGAGATGGAGGAGATCCTCTACGAGCTGCGCGAGCACGTATCGGGCCTGAACGCCGGCCGCTGGGACTACCTGTTCAGCATCATCAAGTACTTCCGTGACTCCGGCGCCGACTTCGTGCTGCCGGACCGCAACTCGGTGACGATGACCGCGCCCTTCATGCGCGCCTACACCGAGCTGCTGGTGCGCACCTGTCACAAGCGTGGCGCCTTCGCCATCGGCGGGATGGCGGCGTTCATCCCCAACCGGCGTGATCCGCAGGTCAACCAGGTGGCGCTGGCGAAGGTCCGCGAGGACAAGGAGCGGGAGGCCGGGGACGGCTTCGACGGCTCGTGGGTGGCGCACCCGGACCTGGTGCCCGTCTGCCAGGAGGTCTTCGACCGGGTGCTGGGCGACCGGCCGAACCAGCTCGATCGGCTGCGCGAGGAGGTCTCGGTCACCGCGGACCAGTTGCTCGACGTGGCGAGCACGCCCGGCGCGGTCACCGAGGCCGGGCTGCGCAACAACATCAGCGTCGCGCTGCAGTACCTCGCCTCGTGGCTGGCCGGCAACGGCGCGGTGGCCATCAACAACCTGATGGAGGACGCGGCGACCGCCGAGATCGCCCGGTCGCAGATCTGGCAGTGGGTGCACAACGACGTCAAGCTCGAGGCCGGTACGACGGTGACCGGCGACCTGGTCGAGCGCATCCTCGACGAGGAGCTGGCCAAGATCCGCGACGCCCTGGGGAAGGAGCGGTTCGACGAGGAGCGGTTCGCCCAGGCTCGGCGGCTCGTCCTCGAGGTCGCCCTCGCCGACGACTACGCCGACTTCCTGACCCTTCCCGCGTACCAGGTCTCCGCGGAGAGGTGA
- a CDS encoding GntR family transcriptional regulator, with amino-acid sequence MAERTTATADEGVRRIVPPPSMARLAADAVRDMILAGELQPGDRVVENQLTRRLGVSRPPLREALRVLEQEGLLVQQPRRGVIVVPVTLHDVYEIFTLRDQLERMAVELGVPVRRPERLERCRTALRDLEDAARAGDAATVTDRAFDFHLAVVGLAGHRRLEESYRSLSLQMRLCMGMNQRARVAGEGLWGNVERHRAILETLERGDPQETLDLLADHGQHTFVLELGHSLDGRTAEAEAWLDRLGGSRSDSKAGLEAPRS; translated from the coding sequence ATGGCGGAGCGGACGACCGCGACGGCGGACGAGGGGGTGCGCCGGATAGTGCCTCCGCCGAGCATGGCGCGGCTGGCCGCGGACGCCGTGCGGGACATGATCCTCGCCGGCGAGTTGCAGCCCGGTGACCGCGTGGTGGAGAACCAGTTGACCCGGCGGCTGGGCGTGTCCCGGCCGCCGTTGCGCGAGGCGCTGCGCGTGCTGGAGCAGGAGGGTCTGCTCGTGCAGCAGCCCCGGCGCGGGGTGATCGTCGTCCCGGTCACCCTGCACGACGTGTACGAGATCTTCACACTGCGCGATCAGCTCGAGCGGATGGCGGTCGAGTTGGGCGTGCCCGTGCGACGTCCCGAGCGCCTCGAGCGCTGCCGGACGGCACTGCGTGACCTGGAGGATGCCGCCCGGGCCGGCGACGCCGCGACCGTCACCGATCGAGCCTTCGACTTCCATCTGGCCGTGGTCGGGCTGGCCGGGCACCGCAGGCTCGAGGAGTCCTACCGCTCGCTGTCGCTGCAGATGCGGCTCTGCATGGGCATGAACCAGCGGGCCCGGGTGGCCGGCGAGGGATTGTGGGGAAACGTCGAACGGCACCGGGCGATCCTGGAGACCCTGGAGCGTGGGGACCCGCAGGAGACCCTCGACCTGCTCGCCGACCACGGGCAGCACACGTTCGTCCTCGAGCTCGGCCACTCCCTCGACGGTCGCACGGCCGAGGCGGAGGCCTGGCTGGACCGGCTCGGCGGCTCCCGCTCCGACAGCAAGGCAGGACTGGAGGCGCCGCGATCGTGA
- a CDS encoding FAD-binding and (Fe-S)-binding domain-containing protein, which produces MTTSQNRLDREAEELGGDLARDLEGALDGETGFDAYTRHLFSRDASMYAIRPLGVVFPRHADDVAAAVALAGRYGVPVVPRGGGTSLAGQTVGPGLVLDLSRHMHRIVEIDPDARTARVQPGVVQDQLNRAAAPHGLMFGPDTSTSNRATIGGMLGNNSAGSGSVRYGMTIDHIRELDVVLADASRTRFAPLDPAERTRRAGLQTLEGSLYRQLPHVLETYATAISNDFPAYWRRACGYRLDRLAGDPWFNLAPFVVGSEGTLVIATEALVDLVPKPRRTVIAVGHFTSAIAAIDATEDALACEPAAVELMDRTILDLSRQKIEYADLGRTLEGDPEALLFVSFSGDDERQLAGQLDRLTALWGRHGHGYHTLRAETPEQQAPLLKVRKSSLGLLMAAGTGTRRPLAFVEDTAVDPKHLADYTRRFRQVLDRHGLQAGFYGHCSVGCLHIRPFVDVSKPEQVRAMRAVAEEIKDLVREYGGVNSSEHGDGLARSEFNREIFGEELYEAMRTVKRIFDPDNCMNPGKIVDAPSMTENLRDAALPPAPPIRTRLTFDVVGGMRGAADRCMNIGLCRKSATGAMCPSYMATRQEEHATRGRANALVKALSEPDPAVALGDERLHEILDLCLMCKACKSECPLGVDMASLKAEALAHHHDTHGVPLRSRLFGAIRLLNRLGSAAAPLSNLPGRSRLLRRLMDRSAGITSNRPLPTFQRRNLVRWFRRHRSVETTAPQGEVTLLADSFTTFTEPGIGRAAVELLEAAGWAVRLASGGCCGRASFSKGLLEDARRKARSLAATLVRASEPGSPIVGCEPSCILTLRDEHRQLLPDDPDVRDVSGRVRQIEELLVEAIDAGRLRLGESGLSGRRILYHGHCHQKAEVGTAATVALLRRIPGVEVVELDAGCCGMAGSFGFESEHYDLSMAVGSDRLFPAIRAESPDTVVAATGVSCRQQIRHGTQRLAWHPLELVRQSLPES; this is translated from the coding sequence TTGACCACCAGTCAGAACCGTCTCGACCGGGAGGCCGAGGAGCTCGGCGGGGACCTCGCGCGGGACTTGGAGGGCGCCCTCGACGGCGAGACCGGCTTCGATGCGTACACCCGCCACCTGTTCTCCCGCGACGCGAGCATGTACGCCATCCGGCCGCTCGGCGTGGTCTTCCCCCGGCACGCGGACGACGTCGCGGCGGCCGTCGCGCTGGCCGGGAGGTACGGCGTACCGGTGGTCCCGCGCGGCGGTGGCACGAGCCTCGCCGGGCAGACCGTCGGACCCGGCCTGGTGCTCGACCTGTCCCGGCACATGCACCGCATCGTGGAGATCGACCCGGATGCCCGGACGGCGCGGGTGCAACCCGGCGTCGTGCAGGACCAACTCAACCGGGCGGCCGCCCCGCACGGGCTGATGTTCGGGCCGGACACCTCTACCAGCAACCGCGCCACCATCGGCGGGATGCTCGGCAACAACTCCGCCGGCAGCGGTTCCGTCCGCTACGGGATGACCATCGACCACATCCGGGAACTCGACGTCGTGCTCGCCGACGCCTCTCGGACCCGCTTCGCCCCGCTGGACCCGGCGGAGCGGACCCGTCGCGCCGGCCTGCAGACCCTTGAGGGAAGCCTCTACCGGCAGTTGCCGCACGTGCTGGAGACGTACGCGACCGCCATCTCCAACGACTTCCCGGCGTACTGGCGGCGGGCGTGCGGCTACCGGCTGGACCGGCTCGCCGGCGACCCGTGGTTCAACCTGGCCCCCTTCGTCGTCGGGTCGGAGGGAACCCTCGTTATCGCGACCGAGGCCCTGGTGGACCTCGTGCCCAAGCCGCGCCGGACCGTGATCGCGGTCGGGCACTTCACCTCGGCGATCGCCGCCATCGACGCCACCGAGGACGCGCTGGCCTGCGAGCCGGCGGCCGTCGAACTGATGGACCGCACCATCCTCGACCTGTCCCGGCAGAAGATCGAGTACGCCGACCTCGGGCGGACCCTCGAAGGCGACCCGGAGGCCCTGCTCTTCGTCTCGTTCAGCGGGGACGACGAACGGCAACTCGCCGGTCAGCTCGACCGGCTGACCGCGCTGTGGGGCAGGCACGGTCACGGCTACCACACCCTGCGCGCCGAGACGCCTGAGCAGCAGGCCCCGCTGCTCAAGGTACGCAAGTCCAGTCTCGGCCTGCTGATGGCCGCCGGCACCGGGACCCGGCGTCCGCTCGCGTTCGTCGAGGACACCGCGGTCGATCCGAAGCACCTCGCCGACTACACCAGACGCTTCCGGCAGGTGCTCGACCGGCACGGCCTGCAGGCCGGCTTCTACGGGCACTGCTCGGTGGGTTGCCTGCACATCCGACCCTTCGTGGACGTCAGCAAGCCGGAACAGGTCCGCGCGATGCGCGCCGTCGCGGAGGAGATCAAGGACCTCGTCCGGGAGTACGGCGGAGTCAACTCGAGCGAGCACGGCGACGGCCTGGCCCGCAGCGAGTTCAACCGGGAGATCTTCGGCGAAGAGCTCTACGAGGCGATGCGCACCGTCAAGCGGATCTTCGACCCGGACAACTGCATGAACCCGGGCAAGATAGTCGACGCGCCGTCGATGACCGAGAACCTCCGCGACGCGGCGCTCCCCCCGGCGCCGCCGATCCGGACCCGGTTGACGTTCGACGTGGTCGGGGGGATGCGCGGGGCGGCGGACCGGTGCATGAACATCGGGCTCTGCCGCAAGAGCGCGACCGGTGCGATGTGTCCGTCGTACATGGCCACCCGCCAGGAGGAGCACGCCACCCGGGGGCGGGCCAACGCACTGGTCAAGGCGCTCTCGGAGCCGGATCCCGCGGTGGCGCTGGGTGACGAGCGGCTGCACGAGATCCTCGACCTGTGCCTGATGTGCAAGGCGTGCAAGAGCGAATGCCCGCTCGGGGTGGACATGGCCTCGCTCAAGGCCGAGGCCCTGGCGCATCACCACGACACGCACGGCGTACCGCTGCGCTCGCGGCTCTTCGGCGCCATCCGGCTGCTCAACCGGCTCGGCTCGGCGGCGGCTCCGCTGTCCAACCTGCCCGGCCGCAGCCGGCTGCTGCGCCGGCTGATGGACCGCTCGGCCGGCATCACGTCGAACCGCCCGCTGCCCACCTTCCAGCGGCGCAACCTCGTCCGCTGGTTCCGCCGCCACCGATCGGTGGAGACAACGGCTCCACAGGGTGAGGTGACCCTCCTCGCCGACTCCTTCACCACCTTCACCGAGCCGGGAATCGGTCGGGCGGCGGTGGAACTGCTGGAGGCCGCCGGCTGGGCGGTCCGGTTGGCGAGCGGCGGATGTTGCGGTCGGGCCAGCTTCTCCAAGGGCCTGCTCGAGGACGCGAGGCGGAAGGCGCGGTCGCTGGCCGCCACGCTGGTGCGCGCGTCGGAGCCTGGATCTCCGATCGTCGGGTGCGAGCCGTCGTGCATCCTGACGCTGCGCGACGAACACCGGCAACTGCTGCCCGACGACCCCGACGTGCGGGATGTCTCCGGCCGGGTACGCCAGATCGAGGAACTGCTGGTCGAGGCCATCGACGCCGGCCGGCTGCGGCTCGGTGAGTCCGGGCTTTCCGGCCGGCGGATCCTCTACCACGGGCACTGCCATCAGAAGGCCGAGGTCGGTACGGCCGCCACCGTGGCGTTGCTGCGCCGCATCCCCGGCGTCGAGGTGGTCGAACTGGACGCCGGGTGCTGCGGCATGGCGGGGTCGTTCGGGTTCGAGTCCGAGCACTACGACCTGTCGATGGCGGTGGGCAGCGACCGGCTCTTCCCGGCCATCCGGGCCGAGTCGCCCGACACGGTGGTGGCCGCGACGGGCGTGTCCTGCCGTCAGCAGATCCGGCACGGCACCCAGCGGCTCGCCTGGCATCCGCTCGAGCTGGTCCGCCAGTCTTTGCCCGAAAGCTGA
- a CDS encoding acyl-CoA synthetase, producing the protein MLLPALSGAFGDDADAIRVGDQRASREAVLSAATALADRIAGSDAVAVWATAGMETVVAVVAGLLAGVPVVPVPPDSGPTERDYVLRDSAASLLLVPATSEGSPRLADVPVPVAAVDLRARSTTSYPEPPPESTALILYTSGTTGAPKGALIPRQAIAADLDALADAWSWTPDDLLVHGLPLFHVHGLVLGVLGALRIGSRLAHTGRPRPDAYATAAGTLYFGVPTVWSRVCADPSAARALSSARLLVSGSAPLPLPVFEQLAELTGQPPVERYGMTETLITVSGRADAERRPGFVGTRLAGVESRLVAEDGTPVAPDGESPGELQIRGPMMFSGYLNRPEANRESFTSDGWFRTGDIATIDADGWHRIIGRASTDMIKSGGYRIGAGEVENALLAHPAVREAAVIGAPHPDLGQQVVAYVVADAATEAQLIDFVAGRISAHKRPRQIHLVEQLPRNAMGKVQKKLLAGG; encoded by the coding sequence ATGCTGCTGCCGGCCTTGTCCGGGGCGTTCGGTGATGACGCGGACGCGATCCGGGTCGGGGACCAGCGGGCGTCCCGGGAAGCGGTGCTGTCCGCCGCCACCGCCCTCGCCGACCGCATCGCCGGCAGCGACGCGGTGGCGGTCTGGGCGACAGCCGGCATGGAAACCGTCGTGGCCGTCGTGGCCGGTCTACTTGCCGGGGTGCCGGTCGTACCGGTACCACCCGACTCCGGGCCGACCGAACGGGACTACGTGCTGCGCGACTCGGCCGCCTCGCTGCTGCTCGTCCCCGCGACCAGCGAGGGGAGCCCACGGCTGGCGGACGTGCCGGTACCCGTCGCCGCGGTCGACCTCCGGGCACGGTCGACCACCAGCTATCCCGAGCCCCCGCCGGAGAGCACGGCACTGATCCTCTACACCTCCGGCACCACCGGAGCACCGAAGGGAGCTCTGATCCCGCGGCAGGCGATCGCCGCCGACCTGGACGCGCTCGCCGATGCGTGGTCGTGGACTCCCGACGATCTGCTGGTGCACGGGCTCCCCCTGTTCCACGTGCACGGCCTCGTGCTGGGCGTGCTGGGAGCGCTGCGGATCGGGTCCCGGCTGGCCCACACGGGCAGACCCCGGCCCGACGCCTACGCGACGGCGGCGGGAACGCTCTACTTCGGGGTGCCGACGGTGTGGTCGAGGGTCTGCGCCGATCCGTCCGCCGCCCGGGCCCTGTCCTCGGCCCGGCTGCTGGTCTCCGGTAGCGCGCCGCTCCCGCTGCCCGTCTTCGAGCAGCTCGCCGAGCTCACCGGGCAACCGCCCGTCGAGCGGTACGGGATGACCGAAACGCTGATCACCGTCAGCGGCCGCGCGGACGCCGAGCGCCGGCCCGGGTTCGTCGGCACGCGACTCGCCGGAGTGGAGAGCAGGCTGGTCGCCGAGGATGGCACCCCGGTGGCGCCCGACGGCGAGTCGCCGGGCGAGCTTCAGATCCGCGGGCCGATGATGTTCAGCGGGTACCTCAACCGGCCGGAGGCCAACCGGGAGTCGTTCACCTCCGACGGCTGGTTCCGCACCGGGGACATCGCCACCATCGACGCGGACGGCTGGCACCGGATCATCGGGCGCGCCTCCACCGACATGATCAAGAGCGGCGGGTACCGGATCGGCGCGGGTGAGGTGGAGAACGCGCTTCTCGCCCACCCGGCGGTCCGGGAAGCCGCGGTGATCGGCGCACCCCACCCCGACCTCGGGCAACAGGTCGTCGCCTACGTGGTCGCCGACGCGGCGACCGAGGCGCAGCTCATCGACTTCGTGGCCGGGCGGATCTCCGCGCACAAACGCCCGCGGCAGATTCACCTCGTCGAGCAGCTGCCCCGCAACGCTATGGGCAAGGTGCAGAAGAAGCTGCTCGCCGGAGGCTGA
- a CDS encoding enoyl-CoA hydratase/isomerase family protein: protein MSSSPGSRSEILVEGQGPALTVTFNRPEQRNAMTWAMYDGLYEACERADADDDVRVLVLRGAGEDAFVAGTDIRQFADFTGGQDGVAYERRITRVLDRLEDVNVPTVAAIRGYCVGAGLAIAAVCDLRLATPDARFGIPIARTLGNCLSMPTYALLLHHLGPARTLDLLLNARFYSGREAHAAGFVTESTEDLDEAVQQAVDRLVGHAPLTMWATKEAIRRLRRGRADGDDIVSRVYGSDDFRAAVRAFSAKQPRTWTGR from the coding sequence ATGTCCTCGTCGCCCGGATCCCGCTCCGAGATCCTCGTGGAGGGGCAGGGCCCCGCCCTCACCGTGACCTTCAACCGCCCCGAGCAGCGCAACGCGATGACGTGGGCGATGTACGACGGCCTGTACGAGGCCTGTGAACGCGCGGACGCGGACGACGATGTGCGAGTGCTGGTCCTGCGCGGCGCGGGCGAGGACGCCTTCGTCGCCGGCACCGACATCAGACAGTTCGCCGACTTCACCGGCGGGCAGGACGGGGTCGCGTACGAGCGGCGGATCACGCGGGTACTGGACCGGCTGGAGGACGTCAACGTACCGACGGTCGCGGCGATCCGTGGGTACTGCGTCGGCGCGGGCCTGGCGATCGCCGCCGTGTGCGACCTGCGACTGGCGACACCCGACGCACGGTTCGGCATCCCCATCGCCCGGACGCTGGGAAACTGCCTGTCGATGCCGACCTATGCGCTGCTGCTGCACCACCTCGGGCCGGCCCGTACCCTGGATCTGCTGCTCAACGCGAGGTTCTACTCCGGCCGGGAGGCACACGCGGCGGGGTTCGTGACCGAGTCCACCGAGGATCTCGACGAGGCGGTTCAGCAGGCCGTCGACCGCCTGGTCGGGCACGCCCCGCTGACCATGTGGGCGACGAAGGAGGCGATCCGACGGCTACGCCGCGGCCGCGCCGACGGTGACGACATCGTCTCCCGGGTCTACGGCAGCGACGACTTCCGCGCCGCCGTCCGGGCCTTCAGCGCCAAGCAACCGAGGACCTGGACCGGACGGTGA
- a CDS encoding gamma carbonic anhydrase family protein: MSTQALVVDFGDRTPDIHPTAWAAPGCTIVGSVRLAPDASVWYGCVLRADTEEISIGAGSNIQDGCVVHADPGFPTVVGSGVSVGHRAVLHGCTIEDDVLIGMGAVILNGARIGSGSLVAAGAVVLEGTVVPPGSLVAGLPARVRRELTEEECAGIVRNAEGYADRARAHAAATSLL; the protein is encoded by the coding sequence GTGAGCACGCAAGCGCTCGTCGTCGACTTCGGCGACCGCACGCCGGACATCCATCCCACGGCATGGGCCGCGCCGGGCTGCACGATCGTCGGCTCCGTACGCCTGGCGCCCGATGCCAGCGTCTGGTACGGGTGCGTGCTGCGGGCCGACACCGAGGAGATCAGCATCGGCGCCGGCAGCAACATCCAGGACGGTTGCGTGGTGCACGCCGATCCGGGCTTTCCGACGGTCGTGGGTTCGGGGGTCTCTGTCGGGCACCGCGCCGTGCTGCACGGCTGCACGATCGAGGACGACGTGCTGATCGGCATGGGAGCCGTGATCCTCAACGGGGCACGGATCGGTTCCGGCTCGCTGGTCGCCGCGGGCGCGGTGGTGCTGGAGGGGACCGTTGTTCCCCCCGGCTCGCTGGTAGCGGGTCTGCCCGCGCGGGTGCGGCGTGAGCTGACCGAGGAGGAATGCGCGGGCATCGTGCGCAACGCCGAGGGGTACGCCGATCGGGCCCGGGCGCACGCCGCGGCGACGTCCCTGCTCTGA
- a CDS encoding CaiB/BaiF CoA transferase family protein translates to MSSERTPPLTGVTVLEIGAFMAAPFATMQLADLGAHVIKVEHPSGGEPVRQTGPFLGTESSPFVRINRNKRSVALDLKSPDARQAFLRLVDRADVLVENLRPGAMRRLGLGYQDLREINPRLVYASASGWGQDGPLASLPGLDIMAQARSGLMSITGHPGGPPAKVGVPICDLVCGLYLALAVTAALRERDRSGAGQYVDVSLFEAGVSFAVWEAGKYFATGEVGGPMGSAHQSNAPYQAVHSNDGYVTIGATTPRNWLAFCEALGLVQLLADPRYADAFARLQNRAELIEAIETVTSAMSTAEIVERLNKAGVPCAPIADYGEVFTDEHLAARDFFWDAEHPTLGSVRQLGSPMRLSETPVRRAGAGPVLGADTREMLTAAGCSAPEIDHLVASGAALVEEVDGTTTSPAVTTTPRR, encoded by the coding sequence ATGAGCAGTGAACGGACCCCGCCCCTCACCGGGGTGACCGTGCTGGAGATCGGGGCGTTCATGGCGGCGCCGTTCGCCACCATGCAACTCGCCGACCTCGGTGCCCACGTGATCAAGGTCGAGCACCCGAGCGGCGGTGAACCGGTCCGCCAGACCGGCCCGTTCCTCGGGACCGAGAGCTCGCCCTTCGTCCGCATCAACCGGAACAAGCGCTCGGTCGCGCTGGACCTCAAGTCACCGGATGCGCGTCAAGCGTTCCTCCGACTGGTCGACCGGGCCGACGTCCTGGTGGAGAACCTCCGCCCCGGGGCCATGCGCCGTCTCGGCCTCGGCTACCAGGACCTGCGGGAGATCAACCCTCGCCTGGTGTACGCCTCCGCCTCCGGCTGGGGGCAGGACGGGCCGCTCGCGAGTCTGCCGGGGCTGGACATCATGGCGCAGGCGCGCAGCGGGCTGATGAGCATCACCGGGCATCCCGGCGGTCCACCCGCGAAGGTGGGTGTGCCGATCTGCGACCTGGTCTGCGGCCTCTACCTGGCGCTCGCGGTCACCGCCGCGCTGCGGGAACGGGACCGCTCCGGGGCGGGGCAGTACGTCGACGTCTCGCTGTTCGAGGCCGGAGTGTCCTTCGCCGTCTGGGAGGCCGGGAAGTACTTCGCGACCGGGGAGGTGGGCGGCCCGATGGGCTCCGCGCACCAGAGCAACGCCCCGTACCAGGCGGTCCACAGCAACGATGGCTACGTGACGATCGGAGCCACCACGCCGCGCAACTGGCTGGCGTTCTGCGAAGCCCTCGGGCTGGTCCAGCTGCTCGCGGACCCGCGATACGCCGACGCGTTCGCCCGGCTGCAGAACCGGGCGGAGCTCATCGAGGCCATCGAGACCGTGACGAGCGCGATGAGCACGGCGGAGATCGTCGAGCGGCTCAACAAAGCGGGAGTGCCATGCGCTCCGATCGCCGACTATGGCGAGGTGTTCACCGACGAGCACCTGGCGGCCCGGGACTTTTTCTGGGACGCCGAGCATCCGACCCTGGGGTCGGTGCGTCAGCTCGGCTCGCCGATGCGCCTGTCGGAGACCCCGGTCCGCCGGGCCGGCGCGGGCCCCGTGCTCGGCGCCGACACCCGGGAGATGTTGACCGCCGCCGGCTGCAGCGCGCCGGAGATCGATCACCTCGTCGCCTCCGGCGCCGCCCTGGTCGAGGAGGTCGACGGTACGACCACCAGCCCCGCCGTGACAACGACGCCCAGGAGGTAG